One stretch of Roseimicrobium sp. ORNL1 DNA includes these proteins:
- the rpsA gene encoding 30S ribosomal protein S1 gives MSATLAEMIAGSFRPLHEGSIVKGRILEIKPQIVLVDIGYKSEGAIPSNEFEDEDIHVGDEVEVLLERLENDEGMVVLSKEKAAHKQNWDKIYRVFLDGGLVKGKVKSVVKGGLMVNVGVEAFLPGSQIDIIPPKDLNEYVGKVYEFKIVKVNDERKNIVLSRREVIEAERAEQRQRFLESVRPGDRVEGQVKNITDFGAFIDLNGMDGLLHITDMTWGRLNHPSELLSIGQKVEVQILEVNREKERVSLGMKQLQANPWDNIEGRYPVGTRVHGKVTKLVAYGAFVEIEEGVEGLIHVSELSWTKRIARPSDVLTVGQVVDAVVLGISKEERKISLGVRQLDSNPWDDIDNRFPIGSRIKGKVRNLTAYGAFVELEEGIDGMVHVSDLSWTRKINHPSEMLKKGQEVEATILEIDKTNQRISLGIKQIEDDPWSKIDERFKVGDLVKGRVAKIASFGAFVELEDDIDGLVHISQLSEDHVAKVKDVLNVGDEVEARVIKVDKVERRIGLSIKAVNYDEESLKKESQAFESLRPSTDLVGLEQAFKFATEEYRPGQG, from the coding sequence ATGAGCGCCACGCTCGCGGAAATGATCGCTGGATCATTCCGCCCCCTGCACGAAGGATCCATTGTCAAAGGCAGGATCCTTGAAATCAAGCCGCAAATCGTCCTCGTGGACATCGGCTACAAGTCTGAGGGAGCCATCCCTTCCAACGAATTCGAAGACGAGGATATCCACGTCGGTGATGAAGTGGAAGTGCTCCTCGAGCGCCTCGAAAACGATGAGGGCATGGTTGTCCTCTCGAAGGAAAAGGCCGCCCACAAGCAGAACTGGGACAAGATTTATCGCGTCTTCCTCGATGGCGGTCTCGTCAAGGGCAAGGTGAAGTCCGTCGTCAAGGGCGGTCTTATGGTCAACGTGGGCGTGGAAGCCTTCCTTCCCGGCTCCCAGATCGACATCATCCCGCCGAAGGACCTCAACGAGTACGTCGGCAAGGTGTACGAGTTCAAGATCGTCAAGGTCAACGACGAGCGCAAGAACATCGTCCTCAGCCGCCGCGAAGTCATCGAAGCCGAGCGCGCCGAACAGCGCCAGCGCTTCCTCGAAAGCGTCCGCCCCGGCGACCGCGTCGAAGGCCAGGTCAAGAACATCACCGACTTCGGTGCGTTCATCGACCTCAATGGCATGGACGGCCTGCTTCACATCACTGACATGACGTGGGGCCGCCTGAACCATCCTTCCGAGCTTCTCTCCATCGGCCAGAAGGTCGAGGTGCAGATCCTCGAAGTAAACCGCGAGAAGGAACGTGTCAGCCTTGGCATGAAGCAGCTCCAGGCCAACCCCTGGGACAACATCGAAGGCCGCTACCCCGTCGGCACCCGCGTGCACGGCAAGGTCACCAAGCTCGTCGCTTACGGCGCGTTCGTGGAGATCGAAGAAGGTGTGGAAGGTCTTATCCACGTGTCCGAACTCTCCTGGACGAAGCGCATCGCGCGTCCGTCCGATGTCCTCACGGTCGGCCAGGTGGTCGACGCCGTGGTGCTCGGCATCAGCAAGGAAGAGCGCAAGATCTCCCTCGGCGTGCGTCAGCTCGACAGCAATCCCTGGGACGATATCGACAACCGCTTCCCCATCGGCAGCCGCATCAAGGGCAAGGTTCGCAACCTTACCGCTTACGGCGCCTTCGTGGAACTGGAAGAAGGTATCGACGGCATGGTTCACGTCTCCGACCTGAGCTGGACCCGCAAGATCAACCATCCTTCCGAAATGCTTAAGAAGGGCCAGGAAGTGGAAGCCACCATCCTCGAGATCGACAAGACGAACCAGCGCATCAGCCTGGGCATCAAGCAGATCGAAGACGATCCGTGGAGCAAGATCGACGAACGCTTCAAGGTGGGCGACCTCGTCAAGGGCCGTGTGGCGAAGATCGCCAGCTTCGGCGCCTTCGTGGAACTCGAGGACGACATCGACGGCCTCGTGCACATCAGCCAGCTCAGCGAAGATCACGTGGCGAAGGTCAAGGACGTGCTCAACGTCGGCGACGAAGTGGAAGCCCGCGTCATCAAGGTGGACAAGGTCGAGCGCCGCATCGGTCTCTCCATCAAGGCGGTCAACTACGACGAAGAGTCCCTCAAGAAGGAAAGCCAGGCCTTCGAATCCCTGCGCCCCAGCACCGACCTCGTCGGCCTGGAGCAGGCGTTCAAGTTCGCGACGGAAGAATACCGTCCGGGCCAGGGCTAA
- a CDS encoding DUF4339 domain-containing protein: MNWYYSIEGRAHGPVDDKRLAELAMNDAVGGETLIWQPAMLGWEPVWKAKPEIVAHLSNADLAHKARGTTDRIPIVGLNGGDEEGKQDDSPKSNGLFGRLFGRMLKK, from the coding sequence ATGAATTGGTATTACTCCATTGAAGGACGCGCCCACGGACCCGTGGACGACAAGCGTTTGGCGGAGTTGGCCATGAACGACGCTGTAGGTGGAGAGACCCTCATCTGGCAGCCAGCCATGTTAGGCTGGGAACCGGTGTGGAAGGCCAAGCCCGAAATCGTGGCGCACCTGAGCAATGCGGACCTTGCTCATAAGGCCCGTGGCACCACCGACCGTATCCCCATCGTCGGCTTGAATGGTGGCGACGAGGAAGGGAAGCAGGATGACTCCCCCAAGAGCAATGGCCTTTTCGGCAGGCTCTTCGGTCGCATGCTCAAGAAGTGA
- a CDS encoding MFS transporter produces MLERPTRVRHSVLFATTLTAFLMYLDRACLAWMLDSSSFKQDLHLTPGQNDLIKSAFFWAYALAQVPAGWLAERFGKRMLMTILIVTWSVFTALTGFANGIWMLLLARIGCGLAEAGAYPISGSLLSRWAHLNWRGFSSGIVSMGGRLGLALAPLITVNIIVATGNWRWAGWTYGLVGLGVAWLFWWTFRETPAAHPRSNDAERRLLNEGRESLDEVSSAASPRRPFPWRAVLTDRSLWLMCAYQMLTNFGWAFVINSMSTYLRTVRKLDDKMNGNISTLTLFIGIFGLLLGGLLTDWLTRRFGLRLGRLIPLSVTRFVSAAMCIACIWVQNPWLLAVCLGLMVFSTDSGLPAVWAWAQDVGGRNVAPIFGWANMWGNFGAALQANLAGWLLATFDKNGDQNELFIACAIAFTLAGCLSFGINASKKVEGA; encoded by the coding sequence ATGCTTGAGCGCCCCACCCGCGTCCGCCACTCCGTGCTTTTCGCCACGACGCTGACGGCGTTCTTGATGTATCTGGACCGGGCCTGTCTGGCATGGATGCTGGACTCGAGTTCCTTCAAACAAGACCTCCATCTTACACCAGGTCAGAACGACCTCATCAAAAGCGCCTTCTTCTGGGCCTATGCCCTGGCCCAAGTGCCCGCAGGCTGGCTGGCGGAGCGGTTTGGCAAGCGGATGCTCATGACCATCCTCATCGTCACCTGGAGTGTCTTCACCGCGCTCACAGGTTTTGCGAATGGCATCTGGATGTTGCTGCTCGCGCGCATCGGGTGTGGGTTGGCGGAGGCCGGGGCGTATCCCATCAGCGGCAGCCTGCTGAGCCGGTGGGCTCACCTGAATTGGCGCGGGTTTTCCAGTGGCATCGTCTCCATGGGGGGAAGGCTCGGACTCGCGCTCGCCCCCCTCATCACGGTGAACATCATCGTAGCCACAGGGAACTGGCGCTGGGCAGGCTGGACTTACGGCCTGGTGGGACTTGGCGTGGCGTGGTTGTTCTGGTGGACGTTCCGCGAAACACCGGCGGCCCACCCTCGCAGCAACGACGCTGAGCGCCGTCTGCTGAACGAAGGCCGGGAGTCCCTGGATGAAGTTTCGTCTGCAGCCTCTCCGCGAAGACCCTTCCCCTGGAGAGCGGTGCTCACGGACCGGAGTCTCTGGCTGATGTGTGCCTACCAGATGCTCACGAATTTTGGCTGGGCGTTCGTCATCAATTCGATGTCCACCTACCTGCGCACGGTGCGCAAGCTGGACGATAAGATGAACGGAAACATCTCCACGCTCACCCTTTTCATCGGCATCTTTGGCCTGTTGTTGGGCGGCCTTCTCACAGACTGGCTCACGCGCCGCTTCGGCCTGCGTCTCGGGCGCTTGATTCCCCTTTCCGTCACGCGCTTCGTCTCCGCTGCCATGTGCATCGCCTGCATCTGGGTGCAGAATCCGTGGCTGCTCGCGGTGTGTCTCGGACTCATGGTCTTCTCCACGGACTCGGGGCTTCCCGCCGTGTGGGCATGGGCACAAGATGTAGGCGGGCGGAATGTGGCGCCCATCTTCGGCTGGGCGAATATGTGGGGGAATTTCGGCGCTGCTCTCCAGGCAAACCTCGCCGGCTGGCTGCTGGCCACCTTCGACAAGAATGGCGACCAGAACGAGCTTTTCATCGCCTGCGCCATTGCCTTCACCCTCGCGGGATGCCTCTCCTTCGGAATCAACGCCTCGAAGAAGGTGGAGGGGGCGTAA
- a CDS encoding class I SAM-dependent rRNA methyltransferase, producing MPPSRRPSFRPRSAPPGSESWQTPWVQIKYFTFHPNVFPNMIADASEDAKKGDVVAVYDREGNLFGHAFFNKDAKVPLRIFQHSSEPLPADHFENAIRQAVSLRLDSLRLPEQTDAFRVINSDGDGIPGLMVDKFGDVLAVEISTLAAQQRLDEWVPLLHSLLGTREVVYHFDASAARAEMLSPHFVTEELEGKSAKVDATRITENGIRFHVNFESGHKTGFFCDQRDNRAQLANWVKGARVLDVCCYTGGFAVSAKKQGAAEVTAVDLDENAIAVAKKNANLNQERVSFVHADAFSWMRQMQKNGDTWDAVVLDPPKLVFSRENFEEGKAKYHDLNKLAISLVKRGGLFLTCSCSGLMPVEMFEEIVVGVAHRSGRKLQILDRRGAGADHPIMSNCPESRYLKTLWARVW from the coding sequence GTGCCCCCTTCCCGTCGTCCCTCCTTCCGCCCACGTTCCGCACCTCCCGGCAGTGAATCGTGGCAAACGCCGTGGGTGCAGATCAAGTACTTCACGTTTCACCCGAACGTGTTCCCCAACATGATCGCCGACGCCTCGGAGGATGCGAAAAAGGGCGATGTGGTGGCGGTGTACGATCGCGAAGGCAATCTTTTTGGGCACGCCTTCTTCAACAAGGATGCGAAGGTGCCGCTGCGCATCTTCCAACACAGCAGCGAACCGCTGCCTGCGGATCATTTTGAGAACGCCATCCGCCAGGCCGTGAGCCTGCGTCTGGATTCGTTGCGCCTCCCGGAACAGACAGATGCCTTCCGCGTCATCAACTCGGATGGCGATGGCATCCCCGGCCTGATGGTGGACAAGTTCGGCGACGTGCTGGCCGTGGAAATCAGCACCCTCGCCGCGCAGCAGCGCCTGGATGAGTGGGTGCCGCTTTTGCACTCGCTCCTCGGAACCAGGGAAGTCGTTTATCATTTCGATGCCAGCGCGGCCCGCGCCGAGATGCTCTCCCCGCACTTCGTGACGGAAGAGCTCGAAGGCAAAAGTGCCAAGGTCGATGCCACGCGCATCACGGAGAATGGCATTCGTTTTCATGTAAACTTCGAAAGCGGGCACAAGACCGGCTTCTTCTGCGATCAGCGCGACAACCGTGCGCAGCTCGCGAACTGGGTGAAGGGTGCGCGGGTGCTGGATGTGTGCTGCTATACTGGTGGCTTTGCGGTGTCCGCAAAGAAGCAGGGAGCTGCCGAAGTCACGGCTGTGGACCTCGACGAAAACGCCATCGCGGTGGCGAAGAAAAACGCGAACCTCAATCAGGAGCGCGTCTCCTTTGTGCATGCCGATGCCTTCTCCTGGATGCGGCAGATGCAGAAGAACGGTGACACCTGGGATGCCGTGGTGCTGGACCCGCCCAAGCTCGTCTTCTCACGCGAGAATTTTGAGGAGGGCAAGGCCAAGTACCATGACTTGAACAAGCTGGCCATCAGCCTGGTGAAGCGTGGTGGACTTTTCCTCACCTGCTCCTGCTCAGGGCTCATGCCGGTGGAGATGTTCGAGGAAATCGTGGTTGGCGTGGCGCATCGCAGCGGAAGGAAGCTGCAGATTCTCGATCGTCGTGGGGCAGGTGCGGACCATCCTATCATGTCGAACTGCCCCGAGAGCCGCTATCTGAAGACGCTCTGGGCGCGGGTGTGGTGA
- the priA gene encoding primosomal protein N' encodes MSSSPPQKPLQPGLFDPQDGNAVAERDDGKPHIARVLVEETALELDYVIPDELAHRVHLGSRVHVPLQGRRAIAVVVQLLHDSPHAARLRPIADTISTKAMFPENLLKLAKWLSAYYLCPLRQVLRTMLPEAVRSRPESFLSDSHISLVKMPGADELEKLRKAAPIQVRILEAIQANGGESTLSMLRKELPRATQVIHVLVKKGLVTRSEVRVERDPFQEEEFMPSEPLTLTEEQSAVYAHVLKALEKPADSPPMLLFGVTGSGKTEIYLQAIGRVLEKNKTALVLVPEISLTPQTIERFKSRFSERKQRIAVLHSHLSEGERHDEWFKIHEERADIVIGARSAIFAPLENVGLIIVDEEHEPSYKQDENPRYHARDLAVVRGKLEGCPVILGSATPSLESFENAKNGKYELLRMNKRTDGKSLPLIRIVDMRLEKRRTKDGFSILSEKLRLAVQARLERGEQTILFLNRRGFNTALTCMKCGVTCTCPDCSMAMTFHKSDTKLICHVCGMRKLPPRKCEACGDPSLTFAGFGTERAEETIRKVFPQARLARVDTDTMQRKNQLRDTLRLFRSQKLDILIGTQMIAKGLDFPNVTLVGVLNADLALNLPDYRAAERTFQLLTQVAGRAGRGERQGEVFIQTYTPHSPAIQFSRHTDFDGFAEQELEQRKQWHYPPYLHTVLIGARGKEAAHAEFSLQTLASRLQKEAPADLVMGEPCPSPLAKAHGQFRFQLLLRVEKIRPLVAHLQKVLAGMTFPEGVIVTWDVDAMSLM; translated from the coding sequence ATGTCCTCTTCCCCACCCCAGAAGCCTCTACAGCCCGGTCTGTTTGATCCACAGGATGGGAATGCAGTGGCTGAACGCGACGATGGCAAGCCACACATCGCGCGTGTGCTGGTGGAGGAGACCGCGCTGGAACTCGACTACGTGATCCCGGACGAGCTGGCGCACCGCGTGCATCTCGGGTCGCGCGTGCATGTGCCGCTGCAAGGCAGGCGGGCCATCGCGGTGGTGGTGCAGTTGTTGCACGACTCGCCGCATGCGGCCCGGTTGCGTCCGATTGCGGACACCATCAGCACGAAGGCGATGTTCCCCGAGAACCTGCTGAAGCTCGCGAAGTGGTTGAGCGCTTATTACCTTTGTCCGTTGCGTCAGGTGCTGCGAACCATGCTACCCGAGGCAGTGCGTTCGCGTCCGGAGAGCTTCCTTTCAGACAGCCACATCTCACTCGTGAAGATGCCGGGCGCGGATGAACTGGAGAAGCTGCGCAAGGCTGCGCCCATCCAGGTACGCATCCTGGAAGCGATCCAGGCGAATGGCGGTGAGTCCACCCTGAGCATGCTGCGCAAGGAACTGCCACGAGCCACGCAGGTGATTCATGTGCTGGTGAAGAAGGGACTCGTCACGCGCAGTGAAGTACGCGTAGAGCGTGACCCGTTTCAGGAGGAGGAGTTCATGCCCTCCGAGCCTCTGACGCTCACAGAAGAGCAGAGCGCGGTGTATGCGCACGTCCTCAAGGCATTGGAAAAACCTGCGGACAGCCCGCCCATGCTGCTCTTTGGCGTGACGGGCAGTGGCAAGACAGAGATTTATCTCCAAGCCATCGGGCGGGTGTTGGAGAAGAACAAAACAGCGCTCGTGCTGGTGCCGGAAATCAGTCTCACGCCGCAGACCATCGAGCGTTTCAAATCACGCTTCTCCGAGCGGAAGCAACGCATCGCCGTGCTGCACAGCCACCTCTCCGAAGGCGAGCGGCATGATGAATGGTTCAAGATTCACGAGGAGCGCGCGGATATCGTCATCGGCGCGCGCAGCGCCATCTTCGCGCCGCTGGAGAATGTCGGGCTCATCATCGTGGATGAGGAGCATGAGCCCAGCTACAAGCAGGATGAAAATCCACGCTATCACGCGCGCGATCTCGCCGTGGTGCGGGGCAAGCTCGAGGGCTGTCCGGTGATTCTCGGCAGCGCGACCCCAAGCCTGGAGTCCTTCGAGAACGCGAAGAATGGCAAGTACGAACTGCTGCGCATGAACAAGCGCACGGACGGCAAGTCACTGCCGCTCATTCGCATCGTGGACATGCGCCTGGAGAAACGCCGCACGAAGGATGGCTTCAGCATCCTGAGCGAAAAGTTGCGTCTCGCGGTGCAGGCGCGATTGGAACGCGGAGAGCAGACCATTCTCTTCCTCAATCGCCGCGGCTTCAATACGGCACTCACCTGCATGAAGTGCGGCGTGACCTGCACGTGTCCGGATTGCTCCATGGCCATGACGTTTCACAAGAGCGACACGAAGCTCATCTGTCACGTGTGCGGCATGCGCAAGCTGCCGCCGCGCAAGTGCGAGGCATGCGGCGACCCTTCCCTCACCTTCGCCGGCTTCGGCACGGAGCGCGCGGAGGAGACCATCCGCAAAGTCTTCCCGCAGGCGCGCCTCGCCCGTGTGGATACGGACACCATGCAGCGGAAGAACCAGCTCCGCGATACGCTGCGTCTCTTCCGCAGCCAGAAGCTGGATATCCTCATCGGCACGCAGATGATCGCCAAGGGACTCGACTTTCCCAACGTGACGCTCGTGGGCGTGCTCAACGCGGACCTCGCGCTGAACCTTCCCGACTACCGTGCTGCCGAGCGCACCTTCCAGCTTCTCACGCAGGTAGCGGGACGTGCGGGACGTGGCGAGCGACAAGGTGAGGTTTTCATCCAGACCTACACGCCGCACAGCCCGGCCATTCAGTTCTCAAGACACACGGACTTCGATGGCTTCGCGGAGCAGGAACTGGAACAGCGCAAGCAGTGGCACTATCCACCGTATCTGCACACCGTCCTGATTGGCGCACGAGGCAAGGAAGCGGCGCATGCGGAGTTCAGCCTGCAGACACTCGCTTCACGTTTGCAGAAGGAAGCTCCAGCGGACCTCGTCATGGGCGAACCGTGTCCTTCACCACTAGCCAAGGCCCACGGGCAGTTCCGTTTCCAGCTCCTGCTTCGCGTGGAGAAGATCCGTCCTCTCGTTGCTCACCTGCAAAAGGTGCTCGCCGGCATGACCTTCCCCGAAGGTGTGATCGTCACATGGGACGTGGATGCGATGTCGCTGATGTAG
- a CDS encoding sigma-54 dependent transcriptional regulator, whose translation MQQKDPSAASTRIIIVDSETDFSGWAATHLKAPDVIIETFERAEDALAAYMKQRADLVLTEARLPQMSGIELLKRLRQQDPNAMVLLFSGLAGTSAVIESMRLGAYDFLRKEQMPYDLRSIVESALRTVEARRTTLASANPVSSESIQETIIGRSGAMQEVFKLIGRVSRSDAAVMITGESGCGKELVARAIHKFSPRTQKEFVAINVTAIPDNLLESELFGHEKGAFTGAVAQRMGRFEQCDGGTLFLDEIGDMPLTVQSKLLRVLQEGELSRVGGNTTLKTDVRVLAATNKDLEKEVTEGKFREDLFYRLNVVRIHIPPLRERREDVRILAEFFLQRMAARKRTPQMRFSEDALGLLEAYDWPGNVRELENTLQRACALSNADVLLPADIPLGSNTQRVVTPIHTLTRMQDALQTLIHGAQQLPGFELMSWVERELKKAALRASGQNSEDAADLLGVSEEDMSQSKTDTKPVPVAGVVTAKAVDPKAAKARKAS comes from the coding sequence ATGCAGCAAAAAGACCCCAGCGCCGCATCCACGAGAATCATCATCGTGGATTCGGAGACGGATTTTTCAGGTTGGGCCGCCACCCACCTGAAGGCTCCGGATGTCATTATTGAGACGTTTGAGCGCGCCGAAGACGCCCTGGCGGCCTATATGAAGCAGCGCGCCGACCTCGTCCTGACGGAGGCCCGCCTGCCCCAGATGAGCGGCATCGAGCTGCTCAAGCGCCTCCGCCAGCAGGACCCGAATGCCATGGTCCTTTTATTTAGTGGTCTCGCCGGCACCAGCGCGGTGATCGAGTCCATGCGTCTCGGCGCCTATGATTTCCTGCGGAAGGAACAGATGCCCTACGACCTCCGCTCCATCGTGGAGAGCGCCCTCCGGACCGTGGAAGCCCGCCGCACCACGCTGGCCAGCGCGAACCCCGTCTCTTCCGAGAGCATCCAGGAGACCATCATTGGCCGCAGCGGCGCCATGCAGGAGGTCTTCAAGCTCATCGGCCGTGTCTCCCGCAGCGATGCCGCGGTGATGATCACTGGTGAGAGCGGTTGCGGTAAGGAACTTGTCGCCCGCGCCATTCACAAGTTCAGCCCGCGCACCCAGAAGGAGTTCGTGGCCATCAACGTGACGGCCATCCCGGACAACCTCCTGGAGAGCGAACTCTTCGGTCATGAGAAAGGCGCGTTCACCGGAGCGGTCGCCCAGCGCATGGGTCGCTTCGAGCAGTGCGATGGTGGCACCCTCTTTCTGGATGAAATAGGCGACATGCCCCTGACCGTGCAGAGCAAGCTGCTCCGCGTGCTGCAGGAAGGTGAACTCAGCCGCGTGGGTGGCAACACCACCCTGAAGACGGATGTCCGTGTGCTCGCCGCCACGAATAAGGACCTCGAAAAGGAAGTGACCGAGGGGAAATTCCGTGAAGACCTTTTCTACCGCCTGAACGTGGTGCGCATCCACATCCCGCCGCTTCGTGAGCGTCGTGAAGATGTGCGCATCCTGGCCGAGTTCTTCCTGCAGCGCATGGCCGCGCGCAAGCGCACTCCGCAGATGCGCTTCTCAGAAGACGCTCTCGGCCTGCTTGAGGCCTACGACTGGCCCGGCAACGTGCGTGAACTGGAGAACACCCTCCAGCGCGCCTGCGCCCTGAGCAATGCCGACGTGCTGCTCCCCGCGGACATCCCGCTCGGCAGCAACACCCAGCGCGTGGTCACTCCGATCCACACGCTGACCCGCATGCAGGACGCCCTGCAGACGCTCATCCACGGCGCCCAACAACTGCCCGGCTTCGAGCTCATGTCCTGGGTGGAGCGCGAGCTCAAGAAAGCCGCCCTGCGCGCCAGCGGCCAAAATTCCGAGGACGCCGCCGACCTGCTCGGTGTGTCCGAAGAAGACATGTCCCAATCGAAGACCGACACCAAGCCCGTGCCCGTCGCCGGTGTGGTCACTGCGAAAGCTGTCGATCCCAAGGCAGCGAAAGCACGGAAGGCTTCGTAG
- a CDS encoding MgtC/SapB family protein, translating to MTAAAEMPATELFGALGTALGLGLLVGLEREWVKDQVAGIRTFALVTLSGALAALVASTYGGWVIAAALLCLAMLILIGNLPALKKGASGADMGLTTEFAMLVMFFTGMMPMLGHAVAATVVAGVVMVLLQSKEFMHGVVRKIGEKELKAIARLVLIGLVILPVLPNEDYGYYGVFNPFKIWLMVVLIVGISLAAYLIGKVIGPNKGLLASGLLGGLISSTATTASLSRQSKDTKVSPALLAVVIMIASTVVFGRVVVEILMVAPKAGQSMIYPFLTMMAWMAVVSVICWFLARKEMAKPPQSEPPSEMKGAVMFGLLYALVLLGVAVARHNFGQGGLYTVAAISGLTDMDAITLSTANLVNSSNLDPGTAWRVILTGGVANLVFKGIMVVTVGSRALAGWVAVVFGVSILGAGLIAWLWPS from the coding sequence ATGACTGCCGCCGCCGAAATGCCCGCCACCGAACTCTTCGGGGCGCTGGGCACGGCCCTCGGGCTGGGATTGCTCGTGGGTCTGGAGCGCGAGTGGGTGAAGGACCAGGTGGCAGGCATCCGCACCTTTGCCCTCGTCACGCTTTCCGGAGCGCTCGCGGCCCTCGTGGCCAGTACCTATGGTGGGTGGGTCATCGCCGCCGCCCTGCTGTGTCTCGCCATGCTGATCCTCATCGGCAATCTCCCGGCCCTGAAGAAGGGGGCGAGTGGGGCAGACATGGGGCTAACGACCGAGTTCGCCATGCTGGTGATGTTCTTCACCGGCATGATGCCCATGCTCGGTCACGCCGTGGCCGCCACCGTCGTCGCCGGTGTGGTGATGGTGCTGCTCCAGAGCAAGGAGTTCATGCACGGCGTGGTGCGGAAGATTGGGGAGAAGGAACTCAAGGCCATCGCCCGGCTGGTGCTCATCGGGCTGGTCATTCTGCCCGTGCTGCCGAACGAGGACTACGGGTACTACGGCGTCTTTAACCCCTTCAAAATCTGGCTCATGGTGGTGCTCATCGTGGGCATCAGCCTGGCGGCCTACCTGATCGGCAAGGTCATCGGGCCCAACAAAGGTCTGCTCGCTTCCGGCCTGCTGGGAGGCTTGATTTCCAGCACCGCCACCACCGCCAGCCTTTCCCGCCAGAGCAAGGATACCAAGGTCAGCCCCGCGCTGCTCGCCGTCGTCATCATGATTGCCTCGACCGTGGTCTTCGGCCGCGTCGTGGTAGAAATCTTGATGGTGGCTCCCAAGGCCGGGCAGTCCATGATTTACCCCTTCCTTACCATGATGGCGTGGATGGCCGTGGTGAGTGTCATCTGCTGGTTCCTGGCCCGGAAAGAAATGGCGAAACCGCCTCAGAGTGAGCCTCCTTCCGAAATGAAAGGCGCGGTGATGTTTGGTCTCCTGTATGCCTTGGTGCTGCTGGGGGTGGCAGTGGCCCGGCACAACTTCGGGCAGGGAGGACTTTACACCGTGGCCGCCATCTCGGGCCTCACGGACATGGATGCCATCACCCTCTCGACGGCCAACCTGGTGAACAGCAGCAACCTCGACCCCGGCACCGCCTGGCGTGTCATCCTCACGGGCGGCGTGGCGAACTTGGTGTTCAAGGGGATCATGGTCGTCACCGTCGGCAGCCGTGCGCTGGCAGGGTGGGTGGCCGTGGTGTTCGGCGTCTCTATATTAGGCGCCGGGCTTATTGCATGGCTATGGCCGTCATAG
- the carA gene encoding glutamine-hydrolyzing carbamoyl-phosphate synthase small subunit, which translates to MKALLALEDGRYFEGIAFGATATRTGEICFNTSMTGYQEVLTDPSYRGQIVAMTYPLIGNYGINPLDLESNAPHVRGFVVEELCEVPSNWRSTQSLDGWLKEWDIPGIQGIDTRALTKHLRTRGAMRSVITSQASSVEEAVELARASAPMTGSDFVKEVTTVDPYLWDDDSSRRWDIPNPSQGSSGGAEGVFHQLPEAKHRIVAYDFGIKRNILRRLRQEGFAVEVVPSTTSAEEVLKRKPDGVFLSNGPGDPAALGYIHEQVRKLTPHQPIFAICLGHQLLGHAFGGTTYKLKFGHRGGNQPVKDLRSGKVSITSQNHGFAVDADTLPSNVEVTHINLNDNTVEGLRHKEYPVFSVQYHPEAAPGPNDASYFFREFAQLIDEQKK; encoded by the coding sequence ATGAAAGCCCTCCTCGCACTGGAAGACGGACGTTACTTTGAAGGTATCGCCTTTGGCGCGACCGCCACGCGCACTGGAGAGATTTGCTTCAACACCTCAATGACTGGCTATCAGGAAGTCCTGACAGATCCGTCCTATCGCGGTCAGATTGTGGCGATGACCTACCCGCTCATCGGGAACTATGGCATCAACCCGCTCGACCTCGAGAGCAATGCTCCGCATGTGCGCGGCTTCGTGGTGGAGGAACTCTGCGAAGTGCCCAGCAACTGGCGCAGCACGCAGTCGCTCGATGGCTGGCTGAAGGAGTGGGACATTCCCGGCATCCAGGGAATCGACACCCGTGCGCTGACCAAGCACCTTCGCACCCGCGGTGCCATGCGCTCGGTCATCACCAGCCAGGCCTCCAGCGTGGAGGAAGCCGTCGAACTAGCCCGCGCCAGCGCGCCGATGACGGGCAGCGATTTCGTGAAGGAGGTCACCACGGTGGATCCCTACCTCTGGGATGACGACAGCAGCCGCCGCTGGGACATTCCGAACCCGAGCCAGGGCTCGTCGGGTGGGGCGGAGGGCGTCTTCCATCAACTCCCCGAGGCGAAGCATCGCATCGTGGCCTACGATTTCGGCATCAAGCGGAACATCCTGCGCCGCCTGCGCCAGGAGGGCTTCGCCGTGGAGGTGGTGCCCAGCACCACGAGCGCGGAAGAAGTGCTGAAGCGCAAGCCCGATGGCGTCTTCCTCAGCAATGGTCCCGGGGATCCGGCCGCGCTAGGATACATCCATGAGCAGGTACGCAAGCTCACGCCGCACCAACCGATTTTTGCCATCTGCCTGGGTCACCAGCTTTTGGGCCACGCCTTTGGCGGCACCACTTATAAGCTCAAGTTTGGCCATCGTGGCGGCAACCAGCCGGTGAAGGATCTGCGCAGCGGCAAGGTGTCCATCACCAGCCAGAACCATGGCTTCGCCGTGGATGCCGACACGCTTCCCTCCAATGTGGAAGTGACCCACATCAACCTGAACGACAACACGGTCGAGGGCCTGCGTCACAAGGAATACCCGGTGTTCAGCGTGCAGTACCATCCCGAAGCTGCTCCGGGACCGAATGATGCGAGCTACTTCTTCCGTGAGTTCGCGCAGTTGATTGACGAGCAGAAGAAGTGA